One genomic window of Flexivirga oryzae includes the following:
- the rplJ gene encoding 50S ribosomal protein L10, with translation MARSDKSAAIAELTDKFRDSGAAVLTEYRGLSVAQLTELRNSIREHATYTVVKNTLTKRAAEAAGVTAFEGDLQGPSAIAFITGDPVEAAKGLRDFAKANPLLVIKGGVMDGKALSSEEITKLASLESRETLLAKLAGAMNASLSQAVYLFAAPLSQTARVVDALRAKVETEGPVATDAPAAAAEETAPSAPAEAATDVAEGGDES, from the coding sequence ATGGCCAGGTCCGACAAGTCGGCTGCCATCGCCGAGCTCACGGACAAGTTCCGTGACTCGGGTGCGGCCGTGCTGACGGAGTACCGCGGTCTGTCCGTGGCACAGCTCACCGAGCTGCGCAACTCCATCCGTGAGCACGCGACCTACACCGTGGTGAAGAACACGCTCACCAAGCGCGCCGCCGAGGCGGCCGGTGTGACGGCATTCGAGGGCGACCTACAGGGTCCGTCCGCGATCGCCTTCATCACCGGTGACCCGGTGGAGGCTGCCAAGGGGCTGCGTGACTTCGCCAAGGCGAACCCTCTGCTGGTGATCAAGGGCGGCGTCATGGACGGCAAGGCCCTGTCATCGGAAGAGATCACCAAGCTTGCGAGCCTCGAGTCTCGCGAGACCCTGCTCGCCAAGCTGGCCGGCGCCATGAACGCGTCGCTCAGCCAGGCGGTCTACCTCTTCGCCGCGCCGCTGTCGCAGACCGCTCGGGTCGTCGACGCACTGCGTGCCAAGGTCGAGACCGAGGGCCCGGTTGCCACCGACGCCCCGGCCGCTGCCGCCGAAGAGACCGCGCCCTCGGCCCCGGCCGAGGCTGCGACCGACGTCGCCGAGGGTGGCGACGAGAGCTGA
- the rplL gene encoding 50S ribosomal protein L7/L12 produces the protein MAKLSTEELLDQFKEMTLIELSEFVKEFEDTFNVTAAAPVAVAAAGGAAGGAAAEAAEEKTEFDVILTAAGDKKIQVIKEVRALTSLGLKEAKDLVDGAPKPVLENVDKDAAEKAKEQLEGAGASVELK, from the coding sequence ATGGCAAAGCTCAGCACCGAAGAGCTCCTTGACCAGTTCAAGGAGATGACCCTGATCGAGCTCAGCGAGTTCGTCAAGGAGTTCGAGGACACCTTCAACGTCACCGCTGCGGCTCCGGTCGCCGTCGCCGCTGCTGGTGGCGCCGCCGGTGGTGCGGCCGCCGAGGCCGCCGAGGAGAAGACCGAGTTCGACGTCATCCTCACCGCCGCCGGTGACAAGAAGATCCAGGTCATCAAGGAGGTCCGCGCGCTGACCTCCCTCGGCCTGAAGGAGGCCAAGGACCTGGTGGACGGCGCTCCGAAGCCGGTTCTGGAGAACGTCGACAAGGACGCGGCCGAGAAGGCCAAGGAGCAGCTCGAGGGCGCCGGCGCGTCCGTCGAGCTCAAGTGA